From the genome of Blastocatellia bacterium, one region includes:
- a CDS encoding glycosyltransferase, translating into MYTLVTFATQWGSKHGGINSFNTDFLSAFGAAYNLSTQIICIVASNTPEASEDASKWHVRLVPLPYDPAAKAFGQDHGEAGVQQLKRFNIDFDPDKTVWLGHDRITGEAAIAAAKVAGGRSAVIHHMSYNHYESYAEDSQSALIKTETQARLFQNADLVLAVGPLLRDAVKDLISEGKPVHMLIPGLAEIDPQNAPNTFVAFLSGRLSDDAARIKQGNLGLAAFARAHRDARENEMPDALRNQPKLLLRGVDFEGQSSDSPLRNPREVEAELKQFAYGYADAVINLHALPYTEDRQQLYRELSRASVALMPSWHEGFGLVAWEAIAAGVPLIVSKQSGVYRLLEEDYPGAGTGCVYPLDVKGAISAPYIHPDDLNGTVTALKAIANNPNKARKQASILREMLLEKNTWAACAEKAANAFGWDMKKGSMPAITPENLPQAPNSIAPAPALAPADGEQGPLRMPVGQWRAGAGMADSQLLRAEEALLPFDPAREPDVDRLNEWLDDPQWPLSVRLITGAGGQGKTRLALEVCQQRLASGWQAGFLDSNLEANRMAANWQDLRKLDKPLLIVIDYAETRQTAFLALLKATLQNPGSRSVRMLLLARDGGEWWDNLPSKDPQCEALLSGYATTGPFRLPALYAAEHDRRKAYTTALQAFAQTLAVTAPGIVPDLIADHFERPLYVQMAALLALYGERPTTAQGLTKALLNHERRYWRGVLAHFNWPEPERRAEQLLALATLAGGFATAKVAEPYWVKARGRVLSTGEFNSLFRALATLYPEVQGLQPLRPDLLGEALVAQALLRPDADTLLDAVLSNTATQPIRRNALTVLARLSAQRPDLQQILVDALSRQFSHCCKDVVAVSTETASRLPELAELAFVGLSPVSKSQAAGLLAPLFKEESVQLAQLGCMVSEYLAGKSRDKFEKKPGDLNRMADYARELTIYALHLSRIGHYQQACDVGLDGLELYNRLTLKDPKRFEPDYAGALGNYALDLSNAGKDEEALERDREAWEIYKRLALKNPDRFEPDYARSLNNYAGHLSDGGQYEEALEHAREAWEIRKRLALKNPDRFATELFRNTCFVDFLAWLCNQSVDSDKPELNQLMTFMAPHQRALMLLFSAFVEGCTAANQDARNEDFRRVLLWWAECSVASKNMGEPYWLCAAAWCAQFDPAELVETDWEASWQQFVKQRNGWIPAWMSEVARRLEFQWPS; encoded by the coding sequence ATGTACACACTGGTCACATTCGCCACGCAATGGGGAAGCAAGCACGGGGGCATCAACAGCTTTAACACCGATTTTCTTTCTGCGTTCGGTGCCGCATACAACCTGAGTACTCAGATTATTTGTATTGTCGCTAGCAACACTCCAGAGGCCAGCGAAGATGCCTCCAAATGGCATGTGCGCCTGGTCCCTTTACCCTATGACCCTGCCGCCAAAGCGTTCGGCCAGGATCATGGTGAAGCCGGTGTTCAACAACTCAAGCGCTTCAATATTGACTTCGACCCTGACAAAACGGTGTGGCTTGGGCACGACCGCATCACCGGCGAAGCTGCGATTGCGGCGGCAAAGGTTGCCGGTGGCCGTTCGGCTGTGATTCACCACATGAGTTATAACCACTATGAGTCTTATGCTGAAGACTCGCAATCAGCACTGATAAAAACAGAGACGCAAGCCCGCCTGTTTCAAAATGCCGACCTGGTTTTGGCGGTGGGACCGCTACTCCGGGATGCAGTGAAAGACCTCATCAGCGAAGGGAAGCCTGTTCACATGCTGATTCCTGGTCTTGCAGAAATTGATCCGCAAAATGCACCTAATACCTTTGTGGCTTTTCTGAGTGGCCGGTTGAGCGATGATGCGGCCCGTATCAAACAAGGCAATCTCGGCCTCGCTGCATTCGCAAGAGCGCACCGCGATGCTCGTGAAAACGAGATGCCCGATGCCTTGCGTAATCAACCAAAGCTACTTTTGCGTGGGGTCGATTTTGAAGGCCAATCATCTGACTCTCCCTTGCGTAATCCACGAGAGGTAGAGGCCGAGCTAAAACAATTCGCCTATGGATACGCCGATGCAGTAATCAATCTTCACGCCTTGCCATACACAGAAGATCGCCAACAACTCTATCGCGAGCTGAGTCGGGCGAGCGTGGCCCTGATGCCTTCATGGCATGAGGGCTTTGGCTTGGTGGCATGGGAAGCGATCGCTGCCGGTGTACCTCTAATTGTGAGCAAACAGAGCGGTGTATATAGGCTGCTAGAAGAAGATTATCCCGGTGCCGGGACCGGGTGTGTCTATCCTCTCGATGTAAAAGGGGCGATCTCCGCGCCGTACATTCACCCAGATGACTTAAACGGGACAGTAACAGCACTGAAAGCAATTGCTAATAATCCCAATAAGGCACGCAAGCAAGCGAGCATTTTGAGAGAAATGCTGCTTGAAAAGAACACATGGGCTGCGTGTGCTGAAAAGGCGGCGAATGCCTTTGGCTGGGACATGAAAAAAGGCAGCATGCCTGCCATCACCCCCGAAAACCTCCCACAAGCGCCAAACTCTATTGCGCCCGCTCCTGCACTTGCGCCCGCTGATGGTGAACAGGGACCACTTCGTATGCCTGTTGGGCAATGGCGTGCGGGTGCTGGAATGGCTGACAGCCAGTTGCTTCGTGCGGAAGAGGCATTGCTGCCTTTTGATCCGGCCCGCGAGCCCGATGTTGATCGCCTGAATGAATGGCTAGATGATCCGCAGTGGCCACTGTCTGTGAGGTTAATCACGGGCGCCGGTGGGCAAGGTAAGACCCGATTGGCCCTTGAGGTTTGTCAGCAGCGGCTCGCCTCAGGTTGGCAGGCGGGCTTCCTTGACAGCAACCTTGAAGCCAACCGAATGGCCGCCAACTGGCAGGATTTGCGCAAGCTAGACAAGCCGCTCTTGATCGTCATTGACTATGCGGAAACTCGACAGACAGCATTTCTCGCACTGCTAAAAGCCACGCTGCAAAATCCTGGCAGCCGATCTGTGCGAATGCTGTTGCTCGCGCGCGATGGCGGCGAATGGTGGGACAACCTTCCTAGTAAAGATCCTCAGTGCGAAGCGTTGCTGAGCGGTTATGCGACGACGGGACCCTTCCGGCTGCCGGCGCTATACGCAGCGGAACACGATCGTAGGAAGGCTTATACAACGGCGCTACAGGCGTTTGCGCAGACTCTCGCCGTGACCGCTCCAGGTATCGTTCCTGATCTAATCGCCGACCACTTTGAGCGTCCATTGTATGTACAAATGGCTGCGCTTCTAGCGCTATATGGTGAGCGTCCGACCACAGCTCAGGGGCTAACGAAGGCGCTCTTAAATCACGAACGCCGTTATTGGCGGGGAGTCCTCGCTCACTTCAATTGGCCGGAACCTGAGCGACGTGCTGAGCAGTTGCTTGCGCTCGCGACCCTTGCGGGCGGCTTTGCCACGGCCAAAGTTGCCGAGCCGTATTGGGTCAAAGCAAGAGGAAGAGTTCTCAGCACAGGAGAATTCAATTCTTTGTTTCGCGCCTTAGCCACGTTGTACCCCGAAGTTCAGGGATTACAACCCTTGCGTCCCGATCTGCTCGGCGAAGCCTTAGTGGCACAGGCTCTTCTTCGCCCCGATGCTGACACGCTTCTCGACGCAGTCTTAAGTAATACAGCAACTCAACCCATTCGTCGCAATGCACTGACAGTGCTTGCCCGCCTATCCGCTCAGCGCCCAGACTTGCAACAAATCTTGGTGGATGCTTTGTCACGCCAGTTTTCCCATTGTTGCAAGGATGTGGTGGCAGTCAGCACCGAGACCGCGAGCCGCTTGCCCGAGTTGGCAGAGTTGGCGTTTGTCGGTCTGTCGCCGGTCAGCAAAAGCCAAGCGGCTGGCTTGTTGGCTCCGCTATTCAAAGAAGAATCAGTACAACTCGCTCAACTGGGTTGCATGGTATCTGAGTATCTGGCTGGGAAATCTCGTGATAAATTTGAAAAGAAACCGGGCGATCTGAACCGGATGGCTGACTATGCCCGAGAGTTGACCATTTATGCGCTCCATCTATCCCGCATCGGTCATTACCAGCAGGCTTGCGATGTTGGTCTGGATGGCCTGGAACTCTATAACCGCCTGACCCTCAAAGACCCTAAGCGATTTGAACCTGACTATGCGGGCGCATTAGGCAACTACGCGCTTGATTTGAGTAATGCCGGCAAGGACGAAGAGGCGCTTGAGCGCGACCGCGAAGCTTGGGAGATTTACAAGCGGTTGGCGCTGAAGAACCCCGACCGCTTCGAGCCTGACTATGCGAGGTCATTAAACAACTACGCCGGTCATTTGAGTGATGGTGGTCAATACGAGGAGGCGCTTGAGCATGCCCGCGAGGCTTGGGAGATTCGCAAGCGGTTGGCGCTGAAGAACCCCGACCGCTTTGCCACCGAGCTATTCCGTAATACATGCTTTGTAGATTTCCTGGCCTGGTTATGCAATCAAAGCGTCGACAGTGATAAACCTGAGCTAAACCAATTAATGACATTTATGGCTCCTCATCAGCGCGCTCTAATGCTACTTTTTTCGGCATTCGTGGAAGGCTGCACAGCAGCGAACCAAGATGCTCGCAATGAAGATTTTCGGAGAGTGCTTTTGTGGTGGGCTGAGTGTTCAGTTGCGAGCAAGAACATGGGCGAGCCCTATTGGTTATGTGCGGCTGCTTGGTGTGCTCAGTTTGATCCAGCGGAGCTAGTGGAGACTGATTGGGAGGCTAGCTGGCAACAATTTGTGAAGCAACGAAATGGCTGGATACCAGCGTGGATGTCAGAGGTAGCGCGACGGCTGGAATTCCAGTGGCCCAGCTAA